A genomic region of Alphaproteobacteria bacterium contains the following coding sequences:
- a CDS encoding DUF4160 domain-containing protein, which translates to MPTVARLGGITIYLYFEDDNPPHVHVIQAEHEAKVNIRSRAVMVGHIPARALDRACAWIEENEDNLLRQWDEFK; encoded by the coding sequence ATGCCAACAGTGGCCAGGCTGGGTGGGATCACCATCTACCTCTACTTCGAGGATGACAATCCACCACATGTCCACGTGATCCAGGCGGAGCACGAGGCCAAAGTGAACATCCGCAGTCGGGCCGTCATGGTCGGCCACATTCCTGCAAGAGCGCTCGACAGGGCCTGCGCATGGATCGAAGAAAACGAAGACAATCTCTTGCGGCAATGGGACGAATTCAAATGA
- a CDS encoding DUF2442 domain-containing protein encodes MTEVPRIKKLEVVGPLSLRAIFKDGTEVDADLSGLCARSRHFKVFRDDPEAFAQAHLIHNGSGIAWPNGLDYGADALLSLALWQQEMSGREFKAWQRRVQLSNNEAADLLGVSLTTVKNYHGRDVVPAAVKIACDAFEHNPTLLYGRFKVRERGRPKAKVA; translated from the coding sequence ATGACCGAGGTGCCCCGCATCAAAAAGCTGGAGGTTGTTGGCCCCCTGTCCCTGCGGGCCATCTTTAAGGATGGAACTGAGGTCGACGCGGATCTGTCAGGCCTTTGCGCGCGGTCACGGCATTTCAAGGTTTTTCGTGACGATCCCGAGGCCTTCGCTCAGGCCCACCTGATCCACAACGGCTCCGGCATCGCCTGGCCGAACGGCCTCGACTACGGTGCTGATGCGCTGCTCAGCCTGGCCTTGTGGCAGCAGGAAATGTCGGGCCGGGAATTCAAGGCCTGGCAGCGCCGGGTTCAGCTATCCAACAACGAAGCCGCCGACTTGCTTGGCGTCTCGCTGACGACCGTCAAAAACTATCACGGCCGAGACGTCGTGCCGGCCGCGGTAAAGATCGCCTGCGATGCTTTCGAACATAACCCAACCTTGCTGTACGGCAGGTTCAAGGTTCGCGAGCGCGGTCGCCCGAAGGCAAAAGTCGCCTGA
- a CDS encoding aspartate/glutamate racemase family protein, translating into MAQRTRIGVMLPSSNTTVEWDFQCLLPARTSLHAARMWMTGSDADGLERMNQDIETATEHLASAAVDVIVYACTGGSLIEGPGYDQKIKARIEEASGIPTVPTSTAVLQALELLGAAKLSVATPYPETMTRMVGEYLEGNGFEVLALEGRAHASNLEIGADPDDAIVDFVCQAVAPDCDAVFLSCTNWNSMGVAQRLEEQTGKPVVTSNQATIWSTLRTLGIKQLVEGYGRLLEM; encoded by the coding sequence ATGGCTCAGCGCACACGCATCGGCGTCATGCTGCCCTCATCCAACACCACGGTGGAATGGGATTTCCAGTGCCTGCTGCCGGCCCGGACCTCGCTGCATGCGGCCCGCATGTGGATGACAGGTTCCGACGCCGACGGCCTCGAGCGCATGAACCAGGACATCGAAACTGCCACCGAGCACCTGGCCTCGGCTGCCGTCGACGTCATCGTCTATGCCTGCACCGGTGGTAGCCTGATCGAAGGCCCGGGTTATGACCAAAAGATCAAGGCGCGTATCGAGGAGGCCTCCGGCATCCCCACGGTGCCGACCTCGACCGCCGTGCTGCAAGCCTTGGAACTATTGGGCGCGGCGAAGCTGAGCGTGGCCACACCCTACCCCGAAACCATGACCCGCATGGTCGGCGAATACCTCGAGGGCAACGGCTTCGAGGTGCTGGCGCTCGAGGGCCGGGCCCATGCCTCGAACCTGGAGATCGGCGCCGATCCCGACGACGCCATCGTCGACTTCGTCTGCCAGGCGGTGGCGCCGGACTGCGACGCCGTCTTTCTTTCCTGCACCAACTGGAACTCCATGGGTGTGGCCCAGCGCCTGGAAGAGCAAACCGGCAAGCCTGTCGTCACCTCCAACCAGGCCACCATCTGGTCGACCCTGCGAACGCTGGGGATCAAACAGCTTGTCGAGGGCTACGGGCGGTTGCTGGAGATGTAG
- a CDS encoding hydantoinase/oxoprolinase family protein, protein MNETKSSPAKLRLAVDVGGTFTDVTLFDAASGALASTKVLTTPADRAAGVLAGIEAALGATDGADGAAVREVVHGSTTGTNALIEHSGAKVGLLTTRGFRDVLEIGRIQRPMAGLYDISVDRPPPLVPRHLCLEVDERLDAAGAVLRPLDEEAVAAAAGVFAAAGVEAVAVCFLFSYLDPVHEQRAGEILAAALPGVPLTLSCLVSPEYREYERASTAVMNAYLTPIMAAYLDDLEERLGQRLAAAKLFIIQANGGSTSVEEARQRAVTTVNSGPAGGVVAAAYYGRRHGRQRLVSVDMGGTSFDIGLIEDGISKITTEGAFQDLPVKIPIIDLHIIGAGGGSIAWLDPGGALNVGPRSAGADPGPACYGRDGDQPTVTDANLVLGRLNPDYFNGGRMALDADAASRVVGTLAAAMGLGLEETALGIVKVVNANMIRGIATVTIQRGIDVRDFSLCSFGGAGGVHAVDIARELAMKETIVPPLAGTFSAVGLLVTEMRHDFVTALGGLRAEEADLEALESHYRRMEDEGRAALAAQGFAPSSIQLNRSADLKVAGQTYELSLALPRGGALDAAGVEALLAAFGDLYRKRYAFFFAGEPIELVNLRLQALGQSEPIELPEQTGGSAAKGSRPVYFEVSGFVETAVYAREGLAPGSTIAGPAVIEEETACTVVPPDGRAEVAGDLGLFIDLATGEPS, encoded by the coding sequence ATGAACGAAACCAAATCCTCGCCGGCCAAGCTTCGGCTCGCCGTCGACGTCGGCGGCACCTTCACCGACGTGACGCTGTTCGACGCCGCCAGCGGCGCGCTGGCCTCGACCAAGGTGCTGACCACGCCGGCCGACCGCGCCGCCGGTGTGCTGGCCGGCATCGAGGCGGCGCTAGGGGCGACGGACGGAGCGGACGGGGCGGCGGTGCGCGAGGTGGTTCACGGCTCGACCACCGGCACCAACGCCCTGATCGAGCACAGCGGCGCCAAGGTCGGACTGCTGACCACCCGGGGCTTTCGCGACGTGCTCGAGATCGGCCGCATCCAGCGGCCCATGGCCGGGCTTTACGACATCTCCGTCGACCGGCCGCCGCCGCTGGTACCGCGCCACCTTTGCCTCGAGGTCGACGAGCGCCTGGACGCCGCCGGTGCCGTGCTCAGGCCGCTCGACGAGGAGGCCGTGGCCGCCGCCGCGGGGGTCTTCGCGGCAGCCGGCGTCGAAGCCGTGGCGGTGTGTTTCCTGTTTTCCTACCTCGATCCGGTGCACGAGCAACGCGCCGGGGAAATCCTGGCAGCCGCCTTGCCCGGCGTGCCGCTGACGCTCTCCTGCCTCGTCAGCCCCGAATACCGCGAATACGAACGCGCCTCGACGGCCGTCATGAACGCTTATCTCACGCCCATCATGGCGGCCTACCTCGACGACCTGGAGGAACGCCTGGGCCAGAGGCTGGCAGCGGCCAAGCTTTTCATCATCCAGGCCAACGGCGGCTCGACCTCGGTCGAGGAAGCCCGCCAGCGCGCCGTCACGACGGTCAATTCAGGCCCCGCCGGCGGCGTCGTGGCGGCTGCCTATTATGGCCGCCGGCACGGCCGCCAACGACTGGTTTCGGTCGACATGGGCGGCACCTCGTTCGACATCGGCCTGATCGAGGACGGCATCTCCAAGATCACCACGGAAGGCGCCTTCCAGGATCTGCCGGTCAAGATCCCGATCATCGATTTGCACATCATCGGCGCCGGCGGCGGCTCCATCGCCTGGCTCGACCCGGGCGGTGCGCTCAATGTGGGGCCGCGTTCGGCCGGTGCCGATCCCGGTCCGGCCTGCTACGGCCGCGACGGCGATCAGCCCACGGTGACGGACGCCAACCTGGTGTTGGGAAGACTCAATCCGGACTACTTCAACGGCGGCCGAATGGCCCTGGATGCCGACGCCGCGAGCCGGGTGGTGGGGACGCTGGCGGCGGCCATGGGGCTCGGTCTCGAGGAGACCGCGCTGGGCATCGTCAAGGTGGTCAACGCCAACATGATCAGGGGCATCGCCACGGTAACCATCCAGCGCGGCATCGACGTGCGCGACTTTTCGCTCTGCTCCTTCGGCGGTGCCGGCGGCGTGCATGCCGTCGACATCGCCCGCGAACTGGCCATGAAAGAGACCATCGTGCCGCCGCTGGCTGGCACCTTCTCGGCCGTCGGCCTGCTGGTCACTGAGATGCGCCACGATTTCGTCACCGCCTTGGGCGGCCTGCGTGCGGAAGAGGCCGATCTCGAGGCCTTGGAATCCCACTACCGGCGCATGGAGGACGAGGGCCGGGCGGCGCTGGCGGCCCAGGGGTTCGCCCCGTCAAGCATTCAATTGAATCGTTCGGCCGATCTCAAGGTGGCGGGGCAGACCTACGAGCTGTCGCTGGCGCTGCCGCGAGGGGGGGCTTTGGATGCGGCCGGCGTCGAGGCCCTGCTGGCCGCTTTCGGCGATCTCTATCGCAAACGCTACGCCTTCTTTTTTGCCGGCGAGCCCATCGAGCTGGTCAACCTCAGGCTCCAGGCGCTGGGGCAATCGGAACCGATCGAGCTGCCCGAACAGACCGGCGGCAGCGCCGCCAAGGGCAGCCGGCCGGTCTATTTCGAGGTTTCCGGCTTCGTCGAGACCGCGGTCTATGCCCGCGAAGGACTGGCGCCCGGCAGCACCATCGCCGGTCCGGCCGTGATCGAGGAGGAAACCGCCTGCACCGTGGTGCCGCCCGATGGCCGCGCCGAGGTGGCCGGCGACCTCGGCCTCTTTATCGACCTGGCCACGGGAGAGCCCTCATGA
- a CDS encoding hydantoinase B/oxoprolinase family protein yields the protein MTDMITMQVIRYALEQIADEMGYTLVRTGRSTIITEIKDISCVVTDARGQTVAQAHHTPSLLAGFEITMRELVAAYPPDALAPGDVIITNDPYKGGQHIMDLYAIAPAFHEGELVGFVGNITHHSDLGGVAAGGVAGGIREIYLEGLRLPMVKLLKGGVEDREISAIIENQIRLPEKTLGDIRAQISSLMVGTERLDRLFLRYGCAVVRQAWGDLLDYSERRMRQGLTALPDGVYQAEDFIDDDGIGDQPIRVHVSVEIRGDRVIVDLSQSDPQAQGNTNSTMANTHAAIYYVMIAVVDPHTPPNSGCYRPIEVVTKPGTVVHPLPPGAVAARTNCSQKIVEAMYVALSEVVPERVTAGSHGQISTCGFGGRDPATNEPFIFTDIQGGGNGARPFADGADGQDSHLPRFMNTPVEAVESRFPVRIERYEFIPDSGGAGRYRGSLALVRDIRLLVDEVSFARYGDRHKFAPQGLFGGQPGACGAFVLNPGTAAETVLKSKGLDTLAVGDLVSLRLPGAGGYGDPAERDLDAIERDLVDEKITPEAAERDYGVVLDNRGQGIDREATAVKRRGA from the coding sequence ATGACCGACATGATCACCATGCAGGTAATCCGCTATGCGCTGGAGCAGATCGCCGACGAGATGGGCTACACCCTGGTGCGCACCGGGCGCTCGACCATCATCACAGAGATCAAGGACATCTCCTGCGTCGTCACCGATGCGCGCGGCCAGACCGTGGCCCAGGCCCACCACACGCCCAGCCTGCTGGCCGGCTTCGAGATCACCATGCGCGAGCTGGTGGCGGCCTACCCACCGGACGCGCTCGCGCCCGGCGACGTCATCATCACCAACGATCCCTATAAGGGCGGCCAGCACATCATGGACCTTTACGCCATCGCGCCGGCCTTCCACGAGGGCGAGCTGGTGGGCTTCGTGGGCAACATCACACACCATTCGGACCTCGGCGGCGTGGCCGCCGGTGGCGTCGCCGGCGGCATCCGCGAGATCTACCTGGAAGGCCTCAGGCTGCCCATGGTCAAGCTGCTGAAGGGCGGCGTCGAGGACCGCGAAATCTCCGCCATCATCGAGAACCAGATCAGGCTCCCCGAGAAGACGTTGGGCGACATCCGGGCCCAAATCAGCTCGCTGATGGTGGGGACAGAGCGCCTGGACCGGCTTTTCCTGCGCTACGGCTGCGCCGTGGTGCGCCAGGCCTGGGGCGATCTTCTGGACTATTCCGAACGGCGCATGCGCCAGGGCCTGACGGCGCTGCCCGACGGCGTCTATCAGGCCGAGGATTTCATCGACGACGACGGCATCGGTGACCAGCCCATCCGCGTCCACGTCAGCGTCGAGATCCGCGGCGACCGGGTCATTGTCGACCTCAGCCAGTCCGACCCCCAGGCCCAGGGCAACACCAACTCGACCATGGCCAACACCCACGCCGCCATCTACTACGTCATGATTGCCGTGGTCGATCCCCATACACCGCCCAATTCGGGCTGTTACCGGCCCATCGAGGTGGTGACCAAACCCGGCACCGTGGTCCATCCCCTGCCGCCCGGCGCCGTGGCGGCGCGCACCAACTGTTCGCAGAAGATCGTCGAGGCCATGTATGTGGCTCTCTCGGAGGTGGTGCCCGAACGCGTTACGGCAGGATCGCACGGCCAGATCTCGACCTGCGGCTTCGGCGGCCGCGACCCCGCCACCAACGAGCCCTTCATCTTCACCGACATCCAGGGTGGCGGCAACGGCGCCCGGCCTTTCGCGGATGGGGCGGACGGCCAGGACAGCCATCTGCCGCGTTTCATGAATACGCCCGTGGAAGCCGTCGAAAGCCGCTTTCCCGTGCGCATCGAACGCTATGAATTCATCCCCGATTCGGGCGGTGCCGGGCGCTACCGGGGCAGCCTGGCGCTGGTCCGCGACATCCGCCTGCTGGTCGACGAAGTGAGCTTCGCGCGCTATGGCGACCGCCACAAGTTCGCCCCCCAGGGCCTGTTTGGCGGCCAGCCGGGAGCCTGCGGTGCTTTCGTGCTGAATCCCGGAACGGCCGCCGAGACGGTACTCAAGTCGAAAGGCCTCGATACCCTGGCGGTGGGCGACCTGGTCAGCCTGCGGCTGCCCGGTGCCGGCGGCTACGGCGATCCGGCCGAGCGCGACCTCGACGCCATCGAGCGCGATCTGGTGGATGAAAAAATCACCCCCGAGGCCGCCGAACGGGACTACGGCGTGGTGCTTGACAATCGCGGCCAGGGTATCGATCGCGAGGCCACGGCAGTCAAACGGAGGGGGGCCTAA